The Pseudomonas graminis region CCATCACCCACAGCTACATGCACTGCTGGCGTCACAAGACCCCGCTGATCTACCGCGCCACCGCGCAGTGGTTCGTCGGCATGGACAAGCAGCCGACGTCGGGTGACACCCTGCGCAATCGCGCCGTGAAAGCCATCGAAGAAACCAGATTCGTGCCGGCGTGGGGACAGGCGCGCCTGCACTCGATGATCGCCAACCGCCCTGACTGGTGTATCTCCCGTCAGCGCAACTGGGGCGTGCCGATCCCGTTTTTCCTGAACAAGGAGAGCGGCGAGCTGCACCCGCGAACCGTCGAGCTGATGGAAGAAGTCGCTCAGCGTGTGGAGCAGGAAGGCATCGAAGCCTGGTTCAAGATGGACGCTGCCGAGCTGCTGGGTGACGAAGCACCGCACTACGACAAGATTTCCGACACCCTGGACGTCTGGTTCGATTCCGGCACCACGCACTGGCATGTGCTGCGCGGCTCGCACCCGATGGGCCACGAAAGCGGTCCACGCGCCGACTTGTACCTGGAAGGCTCGGACCAACACCGCGGTTGGTTCCACTCGTCGCTGCTGACCGGTTGCGCCATCGACAATCACGCGCCGTACCGTGAATTGCTCACCCATGGTTTTACCGTGGATGAGAACGGCCGCAAGATGTCCAAGTCGCTGGGTAACGTCATCGCGCCGCAGACCGTCAACGACACGCTCGGCGCCGACATCATGCGTCTTTGGGTTTCGGCGACTGACTATTCCGGCGAAATGGCCGTCTCCAACACCATTCTGCAGCGTAGCGCCGATGCGTATCGACGTATCCGCAACACCGCGCGCTTCCTGCTCTCGAACCTGACCGGCTTCAACCCGGCCACCGATCTGCTACCCGCCGAAGACATGCTCGCGCTGGATCGCTGGGCCGTGGATCGCGCGTTGCTGCTGCAACGTGAGCTGGAAGAGCATTACGGCGAGTACCGTTTCTGGAACGTTTACTCGAAGGTGCACAACTTCTGCGTGCAGGAGTTGGGTGGCTTCTACCTCGACATCATCAAGGATCGCCAGTACACCACCGGCGCCAACAGCAAGGCGCGTCGTTCCTGCCAGACCGCGCTGTTCCACATCTCCGAAGCGCTGGTTCGCTGGATCGCACCGATCCTGGCGTTTACCGCCGACGAGCTGTGGCAGTACCTGCCGGGCGAGCGTAACGAGTCGGTCATGCTCAATACCTGGTATCAGGAGCTGAGTGAGCTGCCGGAAGGCTTCGAGCTGGATCGCGCCTACTGGGAGCGGATCATGGCGGTGAAGGTGGCGGTCAACAAGGAAATGGAAAACCTGCGCGCGGCCAAGGCCATCGGCGGCAACTTGCAAGCCGAAGTTACGCTGTACGCCGAAGACGCGCTGGTAGCGGATCTCTCCAAGCTCAGCAATGAGCTGCGTTTCGTGCTCATCACCTCGACGGCC contains the following coding sequences:
- the ileS gene encoding isoleucine--tRNA ligase; this translates as MTDYKATLNLPDTAFPMKAGLPQREPQTLQRWDSIGLYQKLREIGKDRPKFVLHDGPPYANGNIHIGHAVNKILKDMIVRSKTLSGFDAPYVPGWDCHGLPIEHKVEVTHGKNLPADKTRELCRAYAGEQIEGQKAEFIRLGVLGDWDNPYRTMDFANEAGEIRALAEMVKNGFVFKGLKPVNWCFDCASALAEAEVEYQDKKSSTIDVAFPVADADKLAAAFGLPSLSKPAAIVIWTTTPWTIPANQALNVHPEFTYALVDTGERLLVLAEELVESCLKRWNLEGSVLATAEGSALELINFRHPFYDRLSPIYLADYVELGAGTGVVHCSPAYGVDDFVICKAYGLTNDDIISPVQSNGVYSPSLEFFGGQFIFKANQPIIDKLTEVGALLHTETITHSYMHCWRHKTPLIYRATAQWFVGMDKQPTSGDTLRNRAVKAIEETRFVPAWGQARLHSMIANRPDWCISRQRNWGVPIPFFLNKESGELHPRTVELMEEVAQRVEQEGIEAWFKMDAAELLGDEAPHYDKISDTLDVWFDSGTTHWHVLRGSHPMGHESGPRADLYLEGSDQHRGWFHSSLLTGCAIDNHAPYRELLTHGFTVDENGRKMSKSLGNVIAPQTVNDTLGADIMRLWVSATDYSGEMAVSNTILQRSADAYRRIRNTARFLLSNLTGFNPATDLLPAEDMLALDRWAVDRALLLQRELEEHYGEYRFWNVYSKVHNFCVQELGGFYLDIIKDRQYTTGANSKARRSCQTALFHISEALVRWIAPILAFTADELWQYLPGERNESVMLNTWYQELSELPEGFELDRAYWERIMAVKVAVNKEMENLRAAKAIGGNLQAEVTLYAEDALVADLSKLSNELRFVLITSTASVAPFVSAPADAVVTEVAGLKLKVVKSGHAKCARCWHHREDVGVDPEHPEICGRCVDNISGAGEVRHYA